AAAGAATTGTTCAATATAAGGAATATATCACCTGGCGAATGCCCTACAATACTGAACCTAATGGGGGAGCAGGATGGAGGGAAGTCACCTCTGAAAGTTTATCCTGATAGTGAGCCAAAGCTCCAACTGGAGGGAGAGCCACTGAGCCAGTCTCCTCCTGGCTGTGCTACTGAAGGGTTCCCTAATTCACCTAGTTTGTCTTCTGAGGACTATGAGCCCTGGTTCCCAAATGTGTGTAGAGGAAACATGACCAATTCCCAGGTCCCCTATATTCACCTAGAGGAGAGAGGGAGCAACCTGGGCCTGGAGGAGCAAAGGGATTCTAAGGTTAAGATCTCTTGGATGGTCGAAGATGCCAGTTTAAAcctaaatacagaaaaagaggaCCCCAAGGATTTCCCATTGGGAGGGTACCCAGAAAGAGAGTTAGGGTCAGGGTCCTCCCTTGGAATAGAGATGATGGACGACCCTTCTCAGGATGTGGGATCAACAGAGAGTGTGATGCCCCAGTTCTTGCCCCAAAAGGGACAGGGACCTCAGGAAAGCAAACATTGGAAAAGGGTTAGCCATGTGCTAGAGTGGATTTGtctagggagaaaaagaaatagccacCAAGCTGCATTGAAATCAACTAGGTCAGTGTCAGTCTCCCAGCAACTGCGTCCAAGCCGTACTTCTACCATTCCACCCATGGAGTTGATgactcccatcagggcccaccagCATGTACCAAGAGTGCAAGGTCCCCGAGACCGCCATCACCACTTCCCCCtgctatgctttatgtcctgtgtCTCCCCCACCGAATCATAAATCTTATTCCCCGCCCCCAGCGACATACCACATTTTCtgttctaacttaaaaaaaaatatttaaaaatatatttctttgttcaAATAAGAGTGTCGTGTCTGTCTCTGCCACATTTGGGTTGAGTTTAGGGTATTCCAATAGCTTGAGCTTAAATAAAGTGGTAGTTTTAACACCTATTAGGTGCCTGTTTTGGCCTCTAAAAGAAGCCCGTGTTCATGGAGGGAATTTAATACTGACATTGCCCATCCATTGCCACCAGGCAGTTCCTTTTCATGTGCTCAGatatcttacatttaaaatatgttttccttaccttttcattttaaaaatttcaaaaagcatcCATTAAAATTTCTGTGAATCTATAAAGTTCATAGAGATCCAATCCTATTCCTGCCTCAGAAAATTCCTCCCTATCCTCCCTTTCTTGAGAAGGATGGGATGGATGGGGATACACAGGTTTACTAGAAACAGGAATTGCCATCCAGGAAGATGGGAGACCTGCAGCATCACATATCTccaatgtgagaaggggaagtcTGGGGCTGCCTCAGTGCTGAGTTCAGAAGGGTGGAAGTAATCTATGTCTATCAATTtattatgagaaaagaaaacaccttcacccaagtctcctttctttcctgatgAAGATGGGGGACACGGGCCCTGCTTTCCACTTTTTTTGTTTAGccttaatgaaatggaaaacattcCACCACTTGTAATTCTTCTACCCCTGAACACACTTTAGAGCTATTGTATCTATATGTGTACACATGGAACAGCCAGGGAGTCTACTGTGGGACTTGTTTTCCTCTCCGCCCCAATGAAAAGTTCAATGATCATGTAACCTCTCTCAAGCCCAGAGTCTGGGCAGGCAGGTCCATGAATGTTGATGACTGCACACACAGCTGTGGTGACCTTGGCTATTGACTGCTGGGCACGG
This genomic interval from Dasypus novemcinctus isolate mDasNov1 chromosome 30, mDasNov1.1.hap2, whole genome shotgun sequence contains the following:
- the LOC131276720 gene encoding uncharacterized protein; this translates as MNPFEEDGDRDEALPRAYQECCHMTSSGFFGLQHFLQEPLDRTRGVDVQMVLEKEKEEVFPRQCRWKCGLNSEKTVDLPNIDGDFPGSPPFLSTGDQPEQLYEETIKAGETIVSRPKSGDSPWASDFADSQSIKELFNIRNISPGECPTILNLMGEQDGGKSPLKVYPDSEPKLQLEGEPLSQSPPGCATEGFPNSPSLSSEDYEPWFPNVCRGNMTNSQVPYIHLEERGSNLGLEEQRDSKVKISWMVEDASLNLNTEKEDPKDFPLGGYPERELGSGSSLGIEMMDDPSQDVGSTESVMPQFLPQKGQGPQESKHWKRVSHVLEWICLGRKRNSHQAALKSTRSVSVSQQLRPSRTSTIPPMELMTPIRAHQHVPRVQGPRDRHHHFPLLCFMSCVSPTES